A genomic region of Podarcis raffonei isolate rPodRaf1 chromosome 13, rPodRaf1.pri, whole genome shotgun sequence contains the following coding sequences:
- the LOC128400473 gene encoding gastrula zinc finger protein XlCGF52.1-like: MKIKGEHDDIHIGEKPNEYLECGKNFSQISHSASHQRNPTGKKTYQCWKCGKSFSRRGHLIIHERIHTGEKPYQCVECGKSFSHRSSLTSHQRIHTGEKPFPCFECGKSFTRSDSFISHQRIHTGEKPFRCLECGKSFSEKSNLISHQRIHSKEKSFQCLECGKSFNVRASLTFHQRNHTGEKPYQCVECGKRFTQKKCLTSHERIHTGEKPYQCLDCGKRFTWSNSLTSHQRIHTGEKPFQCEECGKSFGKKGDLTSHQRIHTGEKPFQCEECGKCFARKECLTSHERTHSWESPYKCLECGRSFSQDSYLISHQIIHTMERPYKCLECGKNFSQYSYLTSHQRTHSGENHSLPESLNCCIGLDGESHLLQPPDIQQKHS; the protein is encoded by the coding sequence atgaagATCAAGGGAGAGCATGATGATATTCACATAGGGGAGAAACCAAATGAAtatttggaatgtgggaagaacttTAGTCAAATCTCCCATTcagcttcccatcaaagaaatccAACTGGGAAGAAAACCTATCAGTGctggaaatgtggaaagagcttcagtcggagggGTCATCTCATTATCCAtgaaagaatccatacaggggagaaaccatatcagtgtgtagaatgtggaaaAAGTTTCAGTCACAGGTCCAGCCTTACTTCCCATcaacgaattcacacaggggagaaaccttttccgtgcttcgaatgtggaaagagcttcactcggaGCGACTCTTTCATTTCCCATCaacgaattcatacaggggaaaagcCTTTtcggtgcttggaatgtggaaagagcttcagtgagaagtccaatctcatttcccatcaaagaattcattcaaaagaaaaatcatttcagtgcttggagtgtggaaagagtttcaatgTAAGAGccagtctcactttccatcaaagaaatcatacaggggagaaaccttatcagtgtgttgaatgtggaaagagattcactcAGAAAAAATGTCTCACTtcccatgaaagaattcatacaggggagaaaccatatcagtgcttagattgtggaaagagattcacatGGAGcaactctctcacttcccatcaaagaattcatacaggggagaaaccatttcagtgtgaggaatgtgggaaaagcttcgGTAAGAAGggtgatctcacttcccatcaaagaattcatacgggagagaaaccatttcagtgtgAGGAATGTGGCAAGTGCTTTGCTCGTAAGGAATGTCTCACTTCCCATGAAAGAACTCATTCCTGGGAGAGCCCTtataaatgcttggaatgtggaaggagTTTTAGTCAGGACTCctatctcatttcccatcaaataattcatacaatgGAGAGACCatataaatgcttggaatgtggaaagaatttTAGTCAGTATTCCtacctcacttcccatcaaagaactcacagcgGGGAGAATCACAGTCTcccagaatcattgaattgttgCATTGGATTGGATGGTGAGAGTCATCTTCTCCAACCCCCTGATATTCAACAAAAGCattcgtga
- the LOC128400488 gene encoding zinc finger protein 239-like, which produces MTSPGGDELEMKNKGDHDEIHTEEKLYKNLECGKSSQSSHSTSHQRNPIGKKPYQCLECGKSFGWRAHLTVHERIHTGEKPYKCVQCGKSFSQRANLTTHQRLHTGEKPYQCLECGKSFNEKAKLTSHQIIHTGDNPYHCLECGKSFSRSDSFTFHQRIHTGEKPYQCLECGRRFSQKGSLNSHERTHSWESPHKCLECGRSFSQDSHLISHQIIHTMERPYKCLECGESFSQESFLTSHKRTHSRENQIPQESLDCCIGLDGESHLLQAPAMKDIQQKNS; this is translated from the exons aTGACCTCTCCTG gtggtgatgaattggaaatgaagAATAAGGGAGACCATGATGAAattcacacagaggagaaactaTATAAaaatttggaatgtggaaagagcagtCAGAGTTCCCATtcaacttcccatcaaagaaatccCATTGGgaagaaaccttatcagtgcttggaatgtggaaagagctttggttGGAGGGCTCATCTCACTGTCCatgagagaattcatacaggggagaaaccatacaaGTGTgtgcagtgtggaaagagcttcagtcagcgGGCCAATCTCACTACCCATCAAAgacttcatacaggggagaaaccctatcagtgcttggaatgtggaaagagcttcaatgaaAAGGCCAAGCTCACGTCCcaccaaataattcatacaggagacAATCCTTATcattgcttggaatgtggaaagagcttctctcGGAGTGACTctttcactttccatcaaagaattcatacaggggagaaaccctatcagtgcttggagtgtggaaggagATTCAGTCAGAAGGGAAGTCTCAATTCCCATGAAAGAACTCATAGCTGGGAGAGTCCAcataaatgcttggaatgtggaaggagTTTTAGTCAGGATTCCCATCTCAtatcccatcaaataattcatacaatgGAGAGACCgtataaatgcttggaatgtggggaGAGTTTTAGTCAGGAGTCCTTtctcacttcccataaaagaaCTCACAGCAGGGAGAATCAGATTCCCCAAGAATCATTGGATTGTTGTATTGGATTGGATGGTGAGAGTCATCTtctccaagcccctgcaatgaaggatatTCAACAAAAGAAttcataa